The region GAATTTGTTTCATCATGACTGATAAAAAAGAGACTTTATGACGGGTATTCTACCAAAATCTTCATACACTTTTGAGTGCAAACAGTTAATCTAATCAAAAAAGTTTGACAAGAAGTCATTAACTATATATTATAGaagagttttaatttttttataaaagatgAATGGACAAATAACTAGAGCAAGATATTTTTGCAGCTTTTATGACTTTTTACTGTGAGTGACAGTCGTTTAAGCTTATTTTGCATTTGAATGAAAATGCACAATAAATTTATCAATCAAAAGCTTGTTagatttcacaaaaaaaatgcataataGGAGATGATTTCAAAGGAATTAGTAAGATAATAAAGCTCTTAATAATATGTTCCGTTTTTATGATTGTGACTAACCGGGAATCCAATTCGGATTTGAATCTTAAGAGCTCCCTGTTTTAATCTAATCAAAAATACTaccaaaatgtttaaaagaCTTGGTCGAAATTAGCAGCATAACCATATGGTGAGGGTACTATCTTATCGAACCACCAGAGACACCAGTTACTGTCATAACTAGGCGGAAACGGGGGCCGAAAGCCACCGCGGTTGACTAATCGCACCtggaaaaatttcaataaatcaAACCTATGCTTTGCATCGTACAGGTGTTGATAAGGATAAGGGGAACAGACCATTACCATGTCGGACGCCAACACCATACGTCGCCTGAGTCCTGAACTGGCCAAAAAGGCACAGGACGAGCTGGGCGAGGTGCCGGAGAGGATCGATGAGGATATCGACACGTTGCGCACTTGGATCTCGAAGCAGCCACATCTTAAGGCTCGCCAGGATGCCCAGTTCCTGGTGGCCTTCCTGCGGGGCTGTAAATACAGTCTGGAGAAGACGAAACTAAAGCTGGACAATTTCTATGCCATGAGAGGAGCAGTGCCAGAGCTGTACAAGAATCGTTTTGTGGGTGAAAAGCAGTTGGCTATTCTGGACACAGGGTGAGGCTTTATTAAAATGtgttttcttaaatatatatcactAATGTACTACTACTTCCACCCTAGTTGCTTGCTGAGACTGCCAAAGCCTTTGAAAACAGACGGTCCTCGTATCCACATCTCCCGCTACGGCCAATATGATTCCAAAAAGTATACCATTGCCGAGGTTGTTCAGATCAGCACCATGTTGGGTGAGATTCAGATACGGGAGGACGACAATGCCATGGTGTCCGGCTTCGTGGAGATCATTGACATGAAGGGCGTTGGCGTAGGTCATATACTCCAATTCGACGTGGTGCTGATCAAGAAACTGGCTGTCCTGGGAGACAAGGCTTTGCCCTACAGGCCCAAAGGATTCCACTTCGTGAATGCCCCCGCCAGTGCCGAGAAGATTATGTCCATTGCCAAGAGTTTGATGAGCGACAAGATTAAGAAGAGGGTAAGTtatactttaaattttaaaccacAATATTAACTAaagtttatatcccaatataTAGTTCCACATTCACTCTAATCTGGAAAGTCTATATGAATATGTGCCCAAGGATTGCCTGCCCGCCGAGTATGGTGGCAGCAATGGAACCATCCAGGATGTGGTCAACACGTGGAAGACGAAACTCACATCCTACAAGCCTTTCTTCGAGGAGGAAGTGTCCTATGGTACCAATGAAAAGCTAAGACGAGGACAACCGGTTAATGCTGAGTCTCTATTCGGAATCGAAGGCTCCTTCCGAAAACTCGAAATCGACTagttagtttttagttttttagtcaattttttaatatttctcgTTGCAAAAAATGAACACAAACTGGtactaaaaactaaattaatCATTGACTAACTTAAATATTGGAGGTTTGCTTAGATTTCTTTTCAACAAAAACCAACGACTCGTCATG is a window of Drosophila bipectinata strain 14024-0381.07 chromosome 2R, DbipHiC1v2, whole genome shotgun sequence DNA encoding:
- the LOC108131456 gene encoding retinol-binding protein pinta produces the protein MSDANTIRRLSPELAKKAQDELGEVPERIDEDIDTLRTWISKQPHLKARQDAQFLVAFLRGCKYSLEKTKLKLDNFYAMRGAVPELYKNRFVGEKQLAILDTGCLLRLPKPLKTDGPRIHISRYGQYDSKKYTIAEVVQISTMLGEIQIREDDNAMVSGFVEIIDMKGVGVGHILQFDVVLIKKLAVLGDKALPYRPKGFHFVNAPASAEKIMSIAKSLMSDKIKKRFHIHSNLESLYEYVPKDCLPAEYGGSNGTIQDVVNTWKTKLTSYKPFFEEEVSYGTNEKLRRGQPVNAESLFGIEGSFRKLEID